From the genome of Vibrio porteresiae DSM 19223, one region includes:
- a CDS encoding ABC transporter substrate-binding protein: protein MKKWLLVAAMIATTATGVAQAKEWKVVRFGIEGAYPPFSWTEPDGSLKGFDVDMANALCKQMQVKCQIIRQDWDGIIPSLLARKYDAIIAAMSITDERRKKVDFTHKYALIPNKFIAKKGSNIDFTKKGLKGVKIGVQRATTHDKYLSDNYGDSVDIVRYGSFDEAYLDLANGRIAAVLGDASALEEGMLKKPGGEKYEFVGPTLTDPKWFGEGFGIAVRKQDKDLTEKLNKAIDAVRADGVYKQIAAKYFSYDVYGE, encoded by the coding sequence ATGAAAAAGTGGTTACTCGTGGCTGCTATGATCGCAACAACCGCGACTGGCGTGGCACAAGCAAAAGAGTGGAAAGTGGTTAGGTTTGGTATTGAGGGCGCTTACCCTCCATTTAGCTGGACGGAACCAGATGGCTCGTTAAAAGGTTTTGATGTGGATATGGCAAATGCACTGTGTAAGCAGATGCAAGTGAAGTGTCAGATCATCCGTCAAGATTGGGATGGTATCATTCCCTCTTTATTAGCACGTAAGTACGATGCGATCATTGCTGCAATGTCTATTACCGATGAACGTCGTAAGAAAGTCGATTTCACCCACAAATATGCATTGATTCCTAATAAGTTTATTGCCAAGAAAGGCAGCAATATTGATTTTACGAAGAAAGGGTTGAAAGGCGTAAAAATCGGTGTTCAACGTGCAACCACTCATGATAAGTACCTTTCCGATAATTATGGTGACTCCGTTGATATCGTCCGTTATGGTTCATTCGATGAAGCCTACCTTGATCTTGCCAACGGACGTATTGCTGCAGTTCTTGGTGATGCCTCTGCGTTGGAAGAGGGCATGTTGAAAAAGCCTGGCGGTGAAAAATACGAATTTGTTGGTCCAACCTTAACCGACCCTAAATGGTTTGGTGAAGGCTTTGGTATCGCGGTGCGTAAACAAGATAAAGATCTGACGGAAAAACTGAATAAAGCGATTGATGCTGTCCGTGCTGATGGTGTTTACAAACAAATAGCGGCGAAATACTTTAGCTACGACGTGTACGGTGAATAA
- a CDS encoding ABC transporter ATP-binding protein yields the protein MTDVPALQINNLHKTFGHNVVLKGISLQANKGDVISIIGSSGSGKSTFLRCINLLETPTQGDIWVNGEQLEMRANKSGQYVPVNAKQVQRIRSRLAMVFQGFNLWSHMTVLENVIEAPIHVLGVNRKEAIEKAEILLKRVGLYERKDYYPGHLSGGQQQRAAIARALAVEPEVMLFDEPTSALDPELVGEVLNVMRDLAEEGRTMLVVTHEMAFARDVSSHVMFLHQGVVEEQGEPHKLFSQPKSERLKQFISSIY from the coding sequence ATGACGGATGTTCCCGCGCTGCAAATCAATAATCTTCATAAAACCTTTGGACACAACGTCGTTCTAAAAGGCATTTCACTGCAAGCCAATAAAGGCGATGTCATTTCTATTATTGGTTCTTCTGGTTCTGGGAAAAGTACCTTTTTGCGCTGTATCAATCTGCTTGAAACACCCACTCAAGGTGATATTTGGGTTAACGGTGAGCAATTGGAAATGCGTGCCAATAAAAGTGGTCAATATGTACCAGTCAATGCTAAGCAAGTTCAGCGTATTCGATCGCGCCTTGCTATGGTCTTTCAAGGTTTTAATCTTTGGTCACATATGACGGTGCTCGAAAATGTTATCGAAGCCCCGATACATGTTCTTGGTGTAAATAGAAAGGAAGCAATAGAGAAAGCCGAAATACTGCTTAAGCGTGTCGGCTTGTATGAGCGTAAAGACTATTACCCAGGACACTTGTCAGGCGGGCAGCAGCAACGAGCCGCGATAGCTCGTGCATTGGCGGTTGAGCCTGAGGTGATGCTGTTTGATGAACCTACGTCCGCATTAGATCCGGAGCTGGTTGGTGAAGTCTTAAACGTGATGCGAGATCTCGCTGAAGAGGGCAGAACTATGCTGGTGGTGACCCATGAAATGGCGTTCGCTCGTGATGTTTCCTCGCATGTGATGTTTTTACATCAGGGGGTGGTGGAAGAACAAGGCGAGCCACACAAACTGTTTTCACAACCCAAGTCAGAACGGCTCAAACAATTTATCTCTTCAATTTATTAA